The Erwinia sorbitola nucleotide sequence ATCGACTTTATGACCGCACACTGGGCACACCTGCCATATGACTTCCTCGGCCGCGTATCCAACCGCATCATCAATGAAGTCGACGGTATTTCCCGTGTGGTTTACGATATTTCAGGTAAACCACCGGCGACGATTGAGTGGGAATAAACCTTTAGTGTCCCATTGAGTGTCATTTAGTATAAAAAGCCAGTTTTATCATAAAGATAGCTGGCTTTTTTGTTTCATGGAATCCAAAGTAGTCTCATATACACCGTACCGTTATGTTTTAGAAATATGCGTTCTTCTTCTCTAAAAACTAAACATATTACCTATTTAGTTAAGCAGTGGCAGGAGCAAAAATTATCAACAGGTACGATTAAAAATCGCATGGCACATCTACGTTGGTGGGCTGAAAAAGTCGGTAAAAAGGGGAGCGATCCCTAAACACAATATTCAATTAGACATTGAAAACCGATCCTCATGTACGTATGAGTTTGATATTACAATAGGAGTTTGGCTTAAGACGAGAGGAGTCGATCAACTTCCAGTCCGCATATGCTGATAAAGGCGATCATGTTCAATTAAAAGGCAGTTGGACAAAAGGAGGCCGCGAAAGAACGACCCCAATTTTGACGGCAAAGCAACGGTATATGCTTGATGAAGTGCACAAACTTGCCTATAAAGGTTCGCTTATTCCTGTTGATAAGAGTTATATTCAACAACGTAATGTATATGATGGACAGTGCCAAAGAGCAGGATTAAATAAAATGCACGGTTTGCGACATGCTTATGCACAAGCAAGATATAAAGTCCTGACTGGCTGGCAAGTACCTAAGGCGCGTGGGGCAGGGAGGAAAGAACTGACTCCCGAGCAACAGATTAAAGATGCCTTTGCCAGACAGACGATTAGTCGGGAGCTGGGGCATGAGAGGGTTGAGGTTGTGGCGGTGAAATTTTTTCTAAGTAATTT carries:
- a CDS encoding integrase domain-containing protein, which translates into the protein MNFQSAYADKGDHVQLKGSWTKGGRERTTPILTAKQRYMLDEVHKLAYKGSLIPVDKSYIQQRNVYDGQCQRAGLNKMHGLRHAYAQARYKVLTGWQVPKARGAGRKELTPEQQIKDAFARQTISRELGHERVEVVAVKFFLSNFIQDKDGDEYECEF
- a CDS encoding phage integrase N-terminal domain-containing protein, whose amino-acid sequence is MRSSSLKTKHITYLVKQWQEQKLSTGTIKNRMAHLRWWAEKVGKKGSDP